Proteins encoded within one genomic window of Candidatus Rokuibacteriota bacterium:
- a CDS encoding branched-chain amino acid ABC transporter permease, which translates to MERSDVRSLYLLGAFLVCAYALPFLVGAWAGTVRADAAWLGILATVVVSGVMQGGIYAMFAVGLTLIFGVMRIINAAHGEMVMMGAYLTWVSFFYLGVDPLLSLVLTLPVAFLFGVAVQKLLLNAAVGAPELTGLLITFGLGLTMIYTAELIFTTDFRTIPYAPGTIQLTSTIAVGRNRMISFAMAVVISLAVYLFLKLTRLGKAVRATALNAEVAMVCGINVRWIYLITTGLAAALAVAGGALVSIQFGFNPETGVVYTLQAFAIVILGGRGNYVGALIGGLMLAVLENLVSLMVPNGTAMVELAAYGLMIFVLLIRPGGLMGVKEG; encoded by the coding sequence ATGGAGCGCAGCGACGTCCGCAGCCTGTACCTGCTCGGCGCCTTTCTCGTGTGCGCCTACGCCCTGCCCTTTCTGGTTGGCGCCTGGGCCGGCACGGTGCGCGCCGATGCGGCATGGCTGGGCATCCTCGCCACTGTCGTTGTCAGCGGCGTCATGCAGGGCGGGATCTACGCGATGTTCGCCGTGGGCCTCACGCTGATCTTCGGGGTGATGCGCATCATCAACGCCGCCCACGGCGAGATGGTGATGATGGGTGCCTACCTGACGTGGGTGTCCTTCTTCTACCTCGGCGTCGATCCGCTGCTGTCGCTGGTGCTCACCCTGCCGGTCGCGTTCCTGTTCGGCGTGGCGGTGCAGAAGCTGCTGCTGAACGCCGCCGTCGGCGCGCCCGAGCTGACGGGGCTCCTGATCACCTTCGGCCTCGGCCTCACGATGATCTACACCGCGGAGCTGATCTTCACCACGGACTTCCGGACGATCCCGTACGCTCCCGGCACGATCCAGCTCACCAGCACTATCGCGGTCGGCCGGAACCGGATGATCAGCTTCGCGATGGCGGTGGTGATCTCCCTCGCCGTGTACCTGTTCCTGAAGCTGACCCGGCTGGGGAAGGCGGTCCGGGCGACCGCCCTGAACGCCGAGGTCGCCATGGTGTGCGGCATCAACGTGCGCTGGATCTACCTGATCACGACCGGTCTCGCGGCGGCGCTGGCCGTGGCGGGCGGGGCGCTCGTGTCCATCCAGTTCGGGTTCAACCCCGAGACGGGCGTCGTCTACACGCTGCAGGCGTTCGCCATCGTCATCCTCGGCGGCCGCGGCAACTACGTGGGGGCGCTGATCGGTGGGCTCATGCTGGCGGTCCTCGAGAACCTCGTCTCGCTCATGGTCCCCAACGGCACGGCCATGGTCGAGCTGGCCGCCTACGGCTTGATGATCTTCGTCCTCCTCATCCGTCCCGGTGGTCTCATGGGCGTGAAGGAAGGCTGA
- a CDS encoding branched-chain amino acid ABC transporter permease — protein sequence MTWREHLRNLALLGVCGIALGILPPALSVYLRSFVLFTMMYVVLALSWNIISGFTGYTSFGHVAFYGIGAYACAILVADYGWFWLSTLAVGAGVAAAVGVAIGYPVLRLKGPYFAIAMLGAAEGTRVVATVWDSLTHGGLGISLPSAETSMETYYAMLGLMLLTIVVAYAVGHSRFGVRLNAIREDEGAAEALGINATLYKLAAFVLSAVFPAVAGGIQAYKVLYIDPPSVFFVQITIAMALMSMLGGKGTVIGPILGAGLLYTAQELTWVNFPTAHLIAYGLFIVLVARFLPRGLVGLAIDRGWVRKGMVH from the coding sequence GTGACCTGGCGCGAGCACCTCCGGAATCTGGCCCTCCTGGGAGTGTGCGGGATCGCGCTCGGGATCCTTCCTCCCGCGCTCAGCGTCTACCTCCGCTCCTTCGTGCTGTTCACGATGATGTACGTCGTCCTCGCGCTCTCCTGGAACATCATCAGCGGCTTCACCGGCTACACGTCGTTCGGCCACGTGGCGTTCTACGGGATCGGCGCCTACGCCTGCGCGATCTTGGTGGCCGACTACGGCTGGTTCTGGCTTTCCACGCTCGCCGTCGGCGCCGGGGTGGCCGCGGCCGTCGGGGTGGCGATCGGCTATCCGGTGCTGCGCCTCAAGGGCCCCTACTTCGCCATCGCCATGCTCGGCGCGGCGGAGGGGACGCGTGTCGTCGCCACCGTGTGGGACAGCCTGACCCACGGCGGGCTGGGCATCAGCCTGCCGAGCGCCGAGACCTCCATGGAGACCTACTACGCGATGCTGGGGCTGATGCTGCTGACGATCGTGGTCGCCTATGCGGTCGGGCACTCCCGGTTCGGAGTCCGCCTCAACGCCATCCGCGAGGACGAGGGGGCGGCCGAGGCGCTCGGGATCAACGCCACACTCTACAAGCTGGCTGCGTTCGTGCTCTCGGCGGTGTTCCCGGCCGTGGCCGGCGGGATCCAGGCCTATAAGGTCCTCTACATCGACCCGCCATCGGTGTTCTTCGTCCAGATCACCATCGCCATGGCGCTCATGTCGATGCTCGGCGGCAAGGGCACGGTCATCGGTCCCATCCTGGGCGCGGGCCTGCTTTATACGGCCCAGGAGCTGACGTGGGTCAACTTCCCGACGGCCCACCTCATCGCGTACGGCCTCTTCATCGTCCTGGTCGCTCGCTTCCTGCCGCGCGGCCTCGTGGGCCTCGCCATCGACCGGGGCTGGGTCCGCAAGGGCATGGTCCACTGA
- a CDS encoding ABC transporter ATP-binding protein, translating to MGPSADEFVLEARDLRKAFGGVRAVDGCSFVVPHGKISGLIGPNGSGKTTTFNLLTGLTTPDSGQVIYKGESLAGLKPYQIFRKGITRTFQITRIFREMTVLENMLSVTGLRVPDRVARARAAELIAFVNLGHLRAEYGGRLSYGQQKLLEFARALMTDPDLILLDEPAAGVNRTLLQQLLEHIHRLQEQGKTIVIVEHDMNVIMNHCDRIFVMDYGVKIAEGPPAEIQRDARVLEAYFGRRRRPDDAGSTPGAPRMG from the coding sequence ATGGGACCGAGCGCGGACGAGTTCGTCCTGGAAGCCCGCGACCTCCGCAAGGCCTTCGGGGGGGTCCGGGCTGTGGACGGGTGCAGCTTCGTCGTCCCCCACGGCAAGATCTCCGGCCTCATTGGGCCCAACGGCTCGGGCAAGACGACGACCTTCAATCTGCTCACGGGACTCACGACGCCCGACTCCGGTCAGGTGATCTACAAGGGGGAGAGCCTCGCCGGCCTCAAGCCGTACCAGATCTTCCGCAAAGGCATCACGCGGACGTTCCAGATCACGCGCATCTTCCGCGAGATGACGGTCTTGGAGAACATGCTGTCGGTGACCGGGCTCCGCGTGCCCGATCGGGTCGCGCGCGCGCGGGCCGCGGAGCTGATCGCGTTCGTCAACCTCGGCCATCTCCGCGCCGAATACGGCGGGCGGCTTTCCTACGGGCAGCAGAAGCTCCTGGAGTTCGCCCGGGCGCTCATGACCGACCCCGACCTGATCCTGCTCGACGAGCCGGCCGCCGGCGTCAACCGGACGCTGCTCCAGCAGTTGCTCGAGCACATCCACCGGCTGCAGGAGCAGGGCAAGACGATCGTGATCGTCGAGCACGACATGAACGTGATCATGAACCACTGCGACCGGATCTTCGTCATGGACTACGGCGTGAAGATCGCCGAGGGGCCGCCGGCCGAGATTCAGCGTGATGCGCGCGTCCTCGAGGCCTACTTCGGCCGCCGGCGGCGCCCGGATGACGCGGGGTCGACGCCGGGCGCGCCTCGGATGGGCTAG
- a CDS encoding ABC transporter ATP-binding protein, which yields MLELRDVEAGYGSLQILHGVSLHVNAGEVVSVIGPNGAGKSTTFKVIMGFIRHLGGQIVFDGHDLVGRQPDRILGLGLGYVPQGRVVFGPMTVRENLEMGAYLERDKAKINASLEYVFSLFPRLRERRRQLAGSMSGGEQQMLAMGRALMMRPKMMMLDEPSLGLSPRFVDDVFDRIVELAQDGLTVMLVEQNAARALEISDRGYVLELGRNRFEGAGQALLQNPEVKRLYLGYGAAVHRPRGDETARGDAMPGPGPTSGLER from the coding sequence CTGCTCGAGCTCCGCGACGTCGAGGCCGGCTACGGGTCGCTCCAGATCCTCCACGGTGTATCGCTCCACGTGAACGCGGGCGAGGTGGTCTCGGTAATCGGCCCCAACGGGGCGGGCAAGTCGACCACCTTCAAGGTCATCATGGGGTTCATCCGCCACCTCGGGGGTCAGATCGTGTTCGACGGGCACGACCTGGTCGGCCGGCAGCCCGACCGCATCCTCGGCCTCGGCCTCGGATACGTGCCCCAGGGCCGCGTGGTGTTCGGCCCGATGACCGTGCGCGAGAACCTCGAGATGGGCGCCTACCTCGAGCGGGACAAGGCCAAGATCAACGCGTCCCTGGAGTACGTCTTCTCGCTCTTCCCCCGGCTCCGCGAGCGCCGTCGTCAGCTGGCCGGGTCGATGAGCGGCGGCGAGCAGCAGATGCTGGCCATGGGGCGCGCCCTCATGATGCGGCCGAAGATGATGATGCTCGACGAGCCGTCGCTCGGCCTCAGCCCCCGCTTCGTCGACGACGTCTTCGACAGGATCGTCGAGCTGGCGCAGGACGGTCTCACGGTGATGCTGGTGGAGCAGAACGCCGCCCGGGCGCTGGAGATCTCCGATCGGGGGTATGTCCTGGAGTTGGGACGAAACCGGTTCGAGGGTGCTGGGCAGGCCCTGCTCCAGAATCCCGAGGTCAAGCGGCTGTATCTCGGGTATGGCGCGGCGGTGCACAGGCCGCGTGGCGACGAGACCGCGCGGGGTGACGCGATGCCGGGCCCCGGGCCGACGTCGGGCCTCGAGCGGTGA
- a CDS encoding prohibitin family protein, giving the protein MGKLIFALILFALGIGASRALASMAAAPSGPWLRAAPHLRLASRLVLAIGVVVPVLVVLLSTFKVIPAGHVGVATLFGQVQPRALPEGLNFINPLLDVTLMSTQVQRRTARYDAASKDLQAVHVEMVLNYRLIPDRAPEVYQKIGVTYESVIIDPAAQEVLKATTALHNAAEILQRRPFMKAEVHKELTAWLVKYGVEMKEAALANIRFDPAYEKAIESKQIEEQKAEQKRYELIQAQRQAEIVAAQAKGLADALRIKGEAEAHYNGRVSSSLTPVLIQQQYLSRWDGRLPQYSLGGSVVPFIQIPGAPAAEAPRR; this is encoded by the coding sequence ATGGGCAAGCTGATCTTCGCCTTGATCCTGTTCGCCCTCGGCATCGGCGCCTCCCGCGCGCTGGCCTCCATGGCGGCCGCCCCAAGCGGCCCGTGGCTCCGCGCCGCGCCACATCTGCGCTTGGCTTCACGCCTCGTGTTGGCCATCGGCGTCGTGGTACCCGTGCTGGTGGTGCTGCTGTCGACCTTCAAGGTCATTCCCGCCGGGCACGTCGGGGTGGCGACGCTCTTCGGCCAAGTCCAGCCGCGGGCGCTCCCGGAAGGCCTCAACTTCATCAATCCGCTCCTCGACGTCACCCTGATGTCCACCCAGGTCCAGCGCCGCACGGCACGCTACGACGCGGCATCCAAGGACCTGCAGGCCGTCCACGTCGAGATGGTGCTCAACTACCGCCTCATACCCGACCGGGCGCCGGAGGTCTACCAGAAGATCGGCGTGACGTACGAGTCTGTCATCATCGACCCCGCGGCCCAGGAGGTGCTCAAGGCCACCACGGCGCTGCACAACGCGGCGGAGATCCTCCAGCGCCGCCCCTTCATGAAGGCGGAGGTCCACAAGGAGCTCACCGCGTGGCTCGTGAAGTACGGCGTCGAGATGAAGGAAGCCGCGCTGGCCAACATCCGCTTCGACCCCGCGTACGAGAAGGCCATCGAGTCCAAGCAGATCGAGGAGCAGAAGGCCGAGCAGAAGCGCTACGAGCTGATCCAGGCCCAGCGCCAGGCGGAGATCGTGGCGGCCCAGGCCAAGGGCCTGGCCGACGCGCTCCGGATCAAGGGCGAGGCCGAGGCCCACTACAACGGCCGGGTGTCCTCGTCCCTGACGCCGGTGCTCATCCAGCAGCAGTACCTGTCGCGCTGGGACGGCCGCCTACCCCAGTACTCGCTGGGCGGCAGCGTGGTGCCCTTCATCCAGATTCCGGGCGCGCCCGCGGCCGAGGCCCCGCGCCGCTAG
- a CDS encoding TRAP transporter large permease: MAETLLIVFLFFVVIGMPVSIALGVGTLAAASFFPALNPIIIPSRFVGLLSDSYLLLAAPLFILAGNIAARGGVARAIIDLATVLVGRFRGGLAYVNIVDSMIFGGISGSAVADVSALGTFLIPQMVRKGYDKDFATILTICTAILAPIVPPSIVAVIYAWMADESVAAIFAGGYLPGLLVGIGMAVPTFIIAKKRNYPKEPPPTMRQFGQALRNAMPAIMIPFIIMGGILLGWFTPTEAAAVAVVYALVVPPLFYRELSWRDMPDIFADSARLSGVIGLIIGVVGAFGWVLTYSKFPFRVADAITSVAPTWWLFMIFVIVLYIFLGTFLTPSEIILVTVPVLLPGAQALGIHPIHFGMVCVIASAIGHITPPVGLCLFLGMAISGLPMEKLVKPLMPFLAAIIAVLLLVAFVPETVLFIPRLLGFVK; the protein is encoded by the coding sequence GTGGCAGAGACCCTCCTGATCGTCTTCCTCTTCTTCGTCGTCATCGGGATGCCTGTCAGCATCGCGCTCGGGGTGGGCACGCTCGCCGCCGCGTCGTTCTTCCCCGCGCTGAATCCGATCATCATCCCGTCGCGCTTCGTCGGACTGCTCTCGGACTCGTACCTCCTGCTCGCCGCGCCGCTCTTCATCCTGGCCGGCAATATCGCCGCGCGGGGCGGCGTGGCCCGCGCCATCATCGACCTCGCGACCGTGCTGGTCGGGCGGTTCCGCGGCGGGCTCGCCTACGTCAACATCGTCGACAGCATGATCTTCGGCGGGATCTCCGGGTCGGCGGTGGCCGATGTCTCCGCCCTCGGCACCTTCCTGATCCCGCAGATGGTCCGCAAGGGCTACGACAAGGACTTCGCGACGATACTGACCATCTGCACCGCCATCCTGGCGCCGATCGTCCCGCCCTCGATCGTCGCGGTGATCTACGCCTGGATGGCGGACGAGTCGGTAGCCGCCATCTTCGCCGGCGGCTACCTGCCCGGTCTCCTGGTGGGCATCGGCATGGCGGTGCCCACCTTCATCATCGCGAAGAAGCGCAACTACCCCAAGGAGCCCCCGCCGACCATGCGCCAGTTCGGCCAGGCGCTTCGAAACGCCATGCCGGCCATCATGATCCCCTTCATTATCATGGGCGGGATCCTCCTGGGCTGGTTCACGCCCACCGAGGCGGCCGCGGTGGCCGTCGTGTATGCCCTCGTCGTCCCGCCGCTCTTCTACCGGGAGCTGTCGTGGCGCGACATGCCGGACATCTTCGCCGACTCGGCGCGGCTGTCCGGCGTCATCGGCCTCATCATCGGGGTGGTGGGCGCCTTCGGCTGGGTGCTGACCTATTCCAAGTTCCCCTTCCGGGTCGCGGACGCGATCACCTCCGTCGCCCCGACCTGGTGGCTCTTCATGATCTTCGTGATCGTGCTCTACATCTTCCTCGGCACCTTCCTCACGCCGTCGGAGATCATCCTCGTGACCGTGCCCGTGCTCCTGCCGGGCGCCCAGGCCCTCGGGATCCACCCGATTCACTTCGGCATGGTCTGCGTCATCGCCTCGGCCATCGGGCACATCACGCCACCGGTGGGCCTCTGCCTCTTCCTCGGCATGGCCATCAGCGGCCTGCCCATGGAGAAGCTCGTCAAGCCGCTCATGCCCTTCCTGGCGGCCATCATCGCCGTCCTCCTGCTCGTGGCCTTCGTGCCGGAGACCGTGCTCTTCATCCCGCGCCTGCTGGGCTTCGTGAAGTAG
- a CDS encoding TRAP transporter small permease, translating into MTGGAPDAGRGEPLGHTGARFYRGLGYLGGAVLAVMTLAVFVQVVLRFFGLSGIDGLDEVPRYLFVWLVMIGAAAAMQRGEHTCVEYFRLRLGPRGRVVTTAVINAVSMLFFLSLIRSSLVLVPSSQLQTSAGLGLPLGYVYAAVPVGALLILLPLAWNLVAALRALWQRPS; encoded by the coding sequence GTGACGGGGGGCGCGCCGGACGCAGGGCGCGGCGAGCCGCTCGGGCACACAGGCGCCCGGTTCTACCGGGGCCTGGGCTACCTGGGGGGAGCGGTGCTCGCCGTGATGACCCTGGCCGTCTTCGTCCAGGTCGTTCTCCGATTCTTCGGGCTGTCGGGGATCGACGGCCTCGACGAGGTGCCGCGCTACCTCTTCGTGTGGCTGGTCATGATCGGCGCCGCGGCGGCCATGCAGCGGGGCGAGCACACCTGCGTCGAGTACTTCCGTCTCCGCCTGGGTCCCCGGGGGCGGGTGGTGACCACCGCCGTCATCAACGCGGTGAGCATGCTCTTCTTCCTGTCTCTGATCCGCTCGAGCCTCGTGCTCGTGCCGAGCTCGCAGCTTCAGACCAGCGCCGGGCTCGGGCTGCCGCTCGGCTACGTCTACGCCGCCGTCCCGGTCGGCGCGCTCCTGATCCTTCTTCCGCTGGCGTGGAACCTCGTCGCCGCGCTGAGAGCCCTGTGGCAGAGACCCTCCTGA
- a CDS encoding TRAP transporter substrate-binding protein → MIVLRLLVCAALVLAGAAPAFAQTKELVMGNVNPAKHGTSLAAQQFADKVGELTGGKIKVIHHHSGALGGEREVAQQVQLGTVDFSPTTTAPLSTLVPEMSAFQLPYIFRDYQHVYAAFDGSDFIRKYYEPVLDKKGLKLIAFYAAGYRGIYGHFPINSVADVKGKKIRVQEDKILVATFKALGMISTPIAFPEVATSLQTKVIDAAEGGINTFYHNKFYDIVKYVADVRHTHQAVALIMSKASWAKQDPATQKAIMEAAKYSEQWNRKFILNEDRDIQEQVKAKGVTITKPDAAPFRQATVSVYEEFYATPAGKDARKVVDHILSIK, encoded by the coding sequence ATGATCGTTCTCAGACTGCTCGTTTGTGCCGCTCTGGTGCTTGCGGGGGCCGCGCCGGCTTTCGCCCAGACGAAAGAGCTGGTGATGGGCAACGTCAACCCCGCGAAACACGGGACGAGCTTGGCCGCGCAGCAGTTCGCCGACAAAGTCGGCGAGCTGACCGGCGGCAAGATCAAGGTGATCCACCACCACTCGGGCGCCCTCGGCGGCGAGCGCGAGGTCGCCCAGCAGGTGCAGCTGGGCACCGTCGACTTCTCCCCGACCACCACCGCGCCGCTGTCCACGCTGGTGCCCGAGATGTCGGCGTTCCAGCTCCCGTACATCTTCCGCGACTACCAGCACGTGTACGCGGCGTTCGACGGCAGCGACTTCATCCGGAAGTACTACGAGCCGGTCCTGGACAAGAAGGGCCTCAAGCTCATCGCCTTCTACGCGGCGGGCTACCGGGGCATCTACGGGCACTTCCCGATCAACTCGGTCGCCGACGTCAAGGGCAAGAAGATCCGCGTCCAGGAAGACAAGATCCTGGTGGCGACCTTCAAGGCGCTGGGGATGATCTCGACGCCCATCGCCTTCCCCGAGGTGGCGACGTCGCTGCAGACCAAGGTCATCGACGCGGCCGAGGGCGGGATCAACACCTTCTACCACAACAAGTTCTACGACATCGTCAAGTACGTGGCGGATGTCAGGCACACCCACCAGGCCGTCGCCCTCATCATGTCCAAGGCCTCGTGGGCGAAGCAGGACCCGGCGACGCAGAAGGCCATCATGGAGGCGGCCAAGTACTCCGAGCAGTGGAACCGCAAGTTCATCCTCAACGAGGATCGGGACATCCAGGAGCAGGTCAAGGCGAAGGGCGTGACCATCACCAAGCCCGACGCCGCGCCCTTCCGCCAGGCGACGGTGAGCGTGTACGAGGAGTTCTACGCGACGCCGGCAGGCAAGGACGCCCGCAAGGTGGTCGATCACATCCTGAGCATCAAGTAG
- a CDS encoding LLM class flavin-dependent oxidoreductase: MTVKLGLFTMPMHDPDRDYATILTEDQEAIVLADRLGFTEAFVGEHFSSWTERITSPLIFLATLIPRTTQIRFGTGVINLPQLHPATVAAHAAMFDHLCRGRFIMGIGPGGLISDLEMFDVGQAELRPQMVIESIETVLKLWSQDPPYEIDGRFWKISLTQGIWPEFKVGYVPRPYQKPHPPIALSLLTPNSNSAKTAGERGWIPISGQFFHRRYLRGHWEKYVEGCEAAGRRPDPDIWRVSRSVLVTESDAEAEDYLADPDNGLSFYYRFFHHSFSKGRKALFMLKPDLEVPDEDVTVDTVKRALIIAGSPRRVLDQLVALREETGHFGTLLMGGHDWDKPAMWQRSMELLANDVMPKFSNHTQQGGRT; encoded by the coding sequence GTGACCGTCAAGCTCGGCCTGTTCACGATGCCCATGCACGACCCGGACCGCGACTACGCGACGATCCTCACCGAGGATCAGGAGGCGATCGTCCTGGCCGACCGCCTGGGCTTCACCGAGGCCTTCGTGGGCGAGCACTTCAGCTCCTGGACAGAGCGGATCACCTCCCCGCTCATCTTCCTCGCCACGCTCATCCCACGCACCACGCAGATCCGCTTCGGCACGGGCGTCATCAACCTGCCCCAGCTCCACCCGGCGACGGTCGCGGCGCACGCGGCCATGTTCGACCACCTCTGCCGGGGGCGCTTCATCATGGGCATCGGACCGGGCGGGCTCATCAGCGACCTCGAGATGTTCGACGTGGGCCAGGCGGAGCTGCGCCCCCAGATGGTGATCGAGTCCATCGAGACCGTGCTCAAGCTCTGGTCCCAGGACCCGCCCTACGAGATCGACGGCCGCTTCTGGAAGATCTCGCTGACCCAGGGCATCTGGCCCGAGTTCAAGGTGGGCTACGTCCCGCGCCCCTACCAGAAGCCGCACCCGCCCATCGCGCTGTCCCTCCTCACGCCCAACTCCAACAGCGCCAAGACCGCGGGCGAGCGGGGCTGGATCCCGATCTCCGGGCAGTTCTTCCACCGGCGCTATCTCCGCGGCCACTGGGAGAAGTACGTCGAGGGGTGCGAGGCGGCCGGCCGGCGCCCCGATCCCGACATCTGGCGCGTCTCGCGCAGCGTCCTCGTCACCGAGAGCGATGCCGAGGCCGAGGACTACCTCGCCGACCCCGACAACGGGCTGTCGTTCTACTACCGCTTCTTCCACCACAGCTTCTCGAAGGGACGCAAGGCGCTCTTCATGCTCAAGCCGGACCTCGAGGTGCCCGACGAGGACGTCACCGTGGACACCGTCAAGCGCGCGCTGATCATCGCCGGCAGCCCGCGCCGCGTGCTCGACCAGTTGGTGGCCCTGCGGGAGGAGACCGGCCACTTCGGCACGCTCCTCATGGGCGGCCACGACTGGGACAAGCCCGCGATGTGGCAGCGCTCAATGGAGCTGCTCGCCAACGACGTGATGCCGAAATTCTCGAACCACACCCAACAAGGAGGCCGTACATGA
- a CDS encoding SDR family oxidoreductase, with the protein MRVLVTGAASGIGRATCLRLARDAKAQGRGARIAAVDLAPSPGLDNLVAELKTLGAEGLPLHADMAEPDAPARAVGEAVASFGGLDSLVSNAGINRPGALMEYALADWDTMFAVNTRATWLLAKAAYPALKASRGAIVAIASMSGSNAHANLGAYGPSKAAVIMLVKVLAQELGRDGIRVNSVSPGMVRTGMTQSVYADQRVAAERDALVPLGRVATPEDMADVVAFLLSQDARYVNGHDLVADGGVTGNFLGGLPGLSKITRS; encoded by the coding sequence ATGCGCGTGCTCGTGACGGGGGCGGCGAGCGGCATCGGACGGGCAACGTGTCTTCGGCTGGCGCGCGACGCCAAGGCGCAGGGCCGCGGGGCCAGGATCGCGGCCGTCGACCTCGCGCCCTCGCCCGGGCTCGACAATTTGGTCGCCGAGCTCAAGACGCTAGGTGCCGAGGGGCTGCCGCTCCACGCCGACATGGCCGAGCCCGACGCGCCGGCGCGCGCCGTCGGCGAGGCCGTTGCCAGCTTCGGCGGGCTCGACTCACTCGTGAGCAACGCGGGCATCAACCGTCCCGGCGCTCTCATGGAGTACGCGCTCGCTGACTGGGACACTATGTTCGCGGTCAATACGCGCGCGACGTGGTTGCTCGCGAAGGCGGCCTATCCGGCCCTCAAAGCCTCGCGCGGCGCCATCGTCGCCATCGCGTCCATGTCCGGCAGTAATGCCCACGCAAACCTGGGCGCCTACGGGCCGAGCAAGGCCGCGGTCATCATGCTGGTCAAGGTGCTGGCCCAGGAGCTCGGCCGCGACGGCATCCGCGTCAACTCGGTGTCCCCTGGGATGGTCCGCACCGGCATGACCCAGAGCGTCTACGCCGACCAGCGCGTGGCCGCCGAGCGCGACGCGCTGGTGCCGCTCGGCCGTGTCGCCACGCCGGAGGACATGGCCGACGTCGTTGCGTTCCTGCTCAGCCAGGACGCGCGCTACGTCAACGGCCACGACCTCGTGGCGGACGGCGGCGTCACCGGCAATTTCCTCGGGGGCCTACCGGGACTGTCGAAGATCACCCGCAGCTGA
- a CDS encoding GNAT family N-acetyltransferase, with protein MDTQSLQIEVEPAPKDIRFLEDRLYEYGVEQTGSDDGKWLSIFVRDDAGVIVAGLHGWTWCGACQVQTLWVRQDLRRQGYGQRLLAAAEHEARARGCDRLFLDTLSFQAPLFYQKLGYEILHILDDRPRRPHKLYHLQKTLTPAG; from the coding sequence GTGGACACGCAGAGCCTCCAGATCGAAGTCGAGCCCGCGCCGAAGGACATCCGCTTCCTCGAAGACCGCCTCTACGAGTACGGCGTCGAGCAGACCGGCTCCGACGACGGCAAATGGCTGTCCATCTTCGTCCGCGACGACGCAGGCGTGATCGTGGCCGGCCTTCACGGGTGGACCTGGTGCGGGGCCTGCCAGGTCCAGACCCTCTGGGTCCGCCAGGACTTGAGGCGACAGGGCTACGGGCAACGCCTGCTGGCCGCGGCGGAGCACGAAGCCCGGGCCAGAGGCTGTGACAGGCTCTTCCTCGACACGCTCAGCTTCCAGGCCCCGCTCTTCTACCAGAAGTTGGGCTACGAGATCCTCCACATCCTGGACGACCGCCCTCGCCGCCCGCACAAGCTGTACCACCTGCAGAAGACGCTGACACCAGCCGGCTGA